A single Chryseobacterium sp. DNA region contains:
- a CDS encoding sodium:solute symporter: protein MNSGTILLLFVFIYFIGLLVISYFTSRNSDNQSFFIGNKKSKWWLVAFGMIGTSLSGVTFISVPGTVGKMTGTEYIYGGFEYYMMVIGFFIGYFIVAAILLPLYYKMNLTSIYTYLGKRFNVEAHKIGSIFFIISRAIGATARLYLVVNVLQIFLLEGLGVPFWVTSLVLLVMVLLYTFEGGVKTIVITDTLQTSFMIISLVACIVYILSNLNLSFGEAYTILEQKNYTHFINFDPNSKTFFLKTILGGIFITIAMTGLDQEMMQKNISVDNLKNSKKNMLTFAGTLLLVNLAFLFLGGLLYLFALQHGAEYGAIKSETVSHIFGFKDASGNIKNIMGDDLFPALSLQGYFPMAISIIFIIGLISALFPSADGALTAVTSSYCVDLLNLNEDKTKTEKEKKRLRMKVHLTFTVVFFILIMVFKAMNDKSIVYLIMEIAGYTYGPLLGLFAFGIFTKFQISKKYAILAVTIIAPILTYLINLSVTTYTDYRIGVELIVLNGLLTFIGLWLVKNKQYLRVV from the coding sequence ATGAATTCAGGAACTATCCTTTTGCTATTTGTTTTTATCTATTTTATCGGGCTTTTGGTGATCTCTTATTTTACAAGCCGGAATTCTGATAACCAGTCATTCTTTATTGGTAACAAAAAAAGTAAATGGTGGCTTGTCGCATTCGGGATGATAGGAACCAGCTTAAGTGGTGTTACCTTTATTTCAGTTCCGGGAACCGTTGGAAAAATGACGGGTACGGAATATATCTATGGAGGGTTTGAATATTACATGATGGTCATTGGTTTCTTCATTGGATATTTCATTGTTGCAGCTATATTACTTCCGTTGTATTACAAGATGAACCTGACTTCCATTTACACCTATCTCGGAAAGAGATTTAATGTAGAAGCTCATAAAATCGGGTCTATATTTTTTATCATTTCCAGGGCTATTGGTGCTACGGCAAGATTATACCTGGTAGTCAATGTTTTACAGATATTCTTACTTGAAGGATTGGGGGTTCCGTTTTGGGTGACGTCTCTTGTACTTTTAGTAATGGTCCTCCTATATACTTTTGAAGGAGGGGTAAAAACCATTGTGATCACAGATACCCTGCAAACCTCTTTTATGATCATCAGCTTAGTAGCCTGCATCGTGTATATTTTATCCAATTTAAATTTATCTTTTGGTGAGGCATACACTATTTTAGAACAGAAAAACTATACCCATTTCATCAATTTTGATCCTAATTCCAAAACATTTTTCCTTAAAACCATATTAGGAGGAATTTTTATTACAATTGCCATGACAGGCCTGGATCAGGAAATGATGCAGAAAAATATTTCGGTTGACAATCTCAAGAATTCAAAGAAAAACATGCTGACTTTCGCAGGAACGCTTCTTCTTGTCAATCTTGCCTTCTTATTTTTAGGAGGCTTACTATATCTTTTTGCTTTACAGCATGGAGCAGAATACGGAGCAATCAAATCAGAAACCGTTAGCCATATTTTCGGGTTTAAGGACGCATCAGGAAATATCAAGAATATTATGGGTGATGACCTCTTCCCTGCATTATCACTTCAGGGATACTTTCCGATGGCGATTTCTATTATTTTCATTATCGGGTTGATTTCGGCATTATTCCCTTCAGCGGATGGTGCTTTAACTGCTGTAACGAGCTCATACTGTGTAGATTTATTAAACCTTAATGAAGACAAGACCAAAACTGAAAAAGAGAAGAAACGTCTCCGTATGAAAGTCCATTTGACGTTCACTGTCGTTTTCTTCATCCTGATTATGGTTTTCAAAGCCATGAATGATAAATCTATTGTTTATCTTATCATGGAAATTGCCGGTTATACATACGGACCGCTTTTAGGCCTTTTTGCTTTCGGAATTTTTACCAAATTCCAGATTTCAAAAAAATATGCCATTCTTGCGGTGACCATTATCGCTCCAATTCTCACCTATTTAATCAACCTATCGGTGACCACTTATACTGATTACCGAATTGGTGTGGAATTGATTGTTCTCAACGGACTGCTTACCTTTATCGGTCTGTGGCTGGTCAAGAACAAACAGTATTTAAGGGTCGTTTAA
- a CDS encoding GNAT family N-acetyltransferase, with protein MIEVKQNNDEKHGSFEAFIDGKRAGMMTYTWAGEERFIIDHTEVEEAYNGKGVGKEMLLAAVDFARKNGKKIIPLCPFAKASFQKSAELQDVLVN; from the coding sequence ATGATCGAAGTAAAACAAAACAACGACGAAAAACACGGAAGTTTTGAAGCTTTCATAGATGGAAAGCGCGCAGGAATGATGACCTATACCTGGGCAGGAGAAGAAAGATTTATTATTGACCACACTGAGGTGGAAGAAGCCTATAACGGAAAAGGTGTAGGTAAAGAAATGCTTTTGGCAGCTGTAGATTTTGCAAGGAAGAATGGCAAAAAGATCATTCCCCTCTGCCCTTTCGCTAAGGCAAGCTTCCAAAAGAGCGCGGAACTGCAGGATGTTCTAGTGAATTAA
- a CDS encoding OsmC family protein, with protein sequence MAVTVKASLGKTKYYTEVTAGENTIITDEPIDKGGQNKGFNPLEILATSLASCTAATLRMYIERKEWEVENINVEVELENFPLTKRAVFKRDISFEGVLDDEQMKRLHTIADACPVHKILTNDIEILTKFS encoded by the coding sequence ATGGCGGTAACGGTAAAAGCAAGTTTAGGAAAAACAAAATATTATACAGAAGTAACAGCGGGTGAAAATACGATCATTACTGATGAGCCGATAGATAAAGGCGGACAAAACAAAGGGTTTAATCCTTTAGAAATCCTGGCCACTTCCCTGGCAAGCTGCACTGCGGCTACTTTGAGAATGTATATTGAAAGAAAGGAATGGGAGGTAGAAAACATCAATGTAGAAGTAGAACTTGAAAATTTTCCATTGACCAAAAGAGCCGTTTTCAAAAGAGATATCAGTTTTGAAGGCGTATTGGATGATGAGCAGATGAAAAGGCTGCATACCATTGCTGACGCCTGCCCGGTTCACAAAATATTAACTAACGACATAGAAATACTAACTAAATTCTCGTAA
- a CDS encoding (4Fe-4S)-binding protein codes for METHEYPNGDITVIWQPQKCIHSAVCVKMLPQVYNPKERPWIKAQNATPEELKKQIDQCPSGALSYKFNTDK; via the coding sequence ATGGAAACACACGAATATCCCAACGGCGACATTACTGTCATCTGGCAGCCTCAAAAGTGTATCCACTCGGCTGTATGTGTAAAAATGCTTCCCCAGGTTTACAATCCCAAGGAGAGACCCTGGATCAAAGCACAGAATGCAACCCCTGAAGAACTTAAAAAACAGATAGATCAATGCCCGTCAGGCGCATTAAGTTATAAATTCAATACAGACAAATAA
- a CDS encoding TMEM175 family protein translates to MTKGRLEAFSDGVLAIIITIMVLELKVPEGSSWASLKPLLPRFLAYIFSFIYVGIYWNNHHHLFQTVKKVNGSILWANLHLLFWLSLMPIATEWIGTTHFAKNPVATYGIGLIMSAIAYTILENVIIRYEGESSKLKEAIHSKYKEYISIIFYVLGIATSFFYPYIAIGFYYIVALIWLIPDKRIEKSLKEN, encoded by the coding sequence ATGACTAAAGGCAGACTAGAGGCTTTCAGCGATGGTGTTCTGGCCATTATTATTACCATTATGGTACTTGAACTGAAAGTACCGGAAGGCAGCAGCTGGGCCAGTCTGAAACCGCTGCTTCCAAGATTTTTAGCTTATATTTTCAGTTTTATCTATGTGGGCATTTACTGGAACAACCATCATCATTTGTTTCAGACCGTAAAAAAAGTAAACGGCAGCATTTTGTGGGCCAATCTGCATCTCTTGTTTTGGCTCTCCCTGATGCCGATTGCAACAGAATGGATAGGGACCACTCATTTTGCAAAAAATCCGGTGGCGACTTATGGTATTGGACTCATCATGTCGGCTATTGCCTATACTATACTCGAAAACGTGATCATCCGGTATGAGGGAGAAAGTTCAAAGCTGAAAGAAGCTATACATTCAAAATATAAAGAATACATCTCTATTATATTTTACGTCCTTGGAATCGCTACTTCGTTTTTTTATCCTTATATTGCCATAGGTTTTTATTATATCGTGGCTCTCATATGGCTGATTCCGGACAAAAGAATCGAAAAATCATTAAAAGAAAATTAA
- a CDS encoding NADPH-dependent FMN reductase, whose amino-acid sequence MKILAFAGSTSSTSINRELVKFVLKDFQNEDINLIDLNDFTMPVFSVDLEKKGFPDEAHQFLKMIEECDIIICSLAEHNRSYSAAFKNIFDWASRINVKVFQNKPMLLMSTSPGGYGGGNVMNTAKTFFPQFAADIRDTFSLPKFYENFDLENGIVNPDMLNDLKGKIENFKNQVKTND is encoded by the coding sequence ATGAAAATATTAGCATTTGCAGGAAGTACTTCTTCCACCTCCATCAATAGAGAGCTGGTAAAGTTTGTTTTAAAGGATTTTCAGAATGAAGACATCAATTTAATTGACCTCAATGATTTCACAATGCCTGTTTTTTCAGTAGATCTGGAGAAGAAAGGTTTTCCTGATGAAGCCCACCAATTTTTAAAAATGATTGAGGAATGCGATATCATTATCTGTTCTCTTGCGGAACATAACAGATCTTACAGTGCTGCATTTAAAAATATTTTCGATTGGGCTTCAAGGATCAATGTTAAAGTATTTCAGAATAAGCCTATGCTTCTGATGAGTACTTCTCCCGGCGGCTATGGCGGAGGAAATGTTATGAATACGGCCAAAACATTTTTCCCGCAATTTGCGGCAGACATCAGGGATACTTTTTCACTGCCTAAATTCTATGAAAATTTTGATCTTGAAAACGGTATTGTCAATCCTGATATGCTGAACGATCTGAAAGGTAAGATAGAAAACTTTAAAAATCAAGTCAAAACCAATGACTAA
- a CDS encoding pirin family protein: MSNIGLIIEEKAADIGNFLVGRLLPFREKRAVGPFVFIDHMGPSELKDYQNLDVPPHPHIGLSTLTYLLEGSIFHRDSIGSAVEIKPGAVNWMTAGKGVVHSERTPEYLRHSDKRLHGFQIWVGLPKHLEQSEPTFHHIEADDIPVWEEDGIQYKLIAGEAFGRTSPVPVHSQLFFLEIKTKDAKKISIGKDLYGEAAMYVLDGTVTTDGNSYGSKQLMIAKDTKLCEFEMSENGTVYLFGGEPFDEERFIFWNFVNSDKELIDQAKVNWSDQNHDAFPLVPGDDQEYVPLPKAILNRK; the protein is encoded by the coding sequence ATGTCAAATATTGGACTTATCATTGAAGAAAAAGCAGCAGATATAGGAAACTTTCTGGTAGGAAGGCTCCTTCCCTTCCGTGAGAAAAGAGCTGTGGGGCCTTTTGTTTTCATCGATCACATGGGGCCTTCTGAACTGAAAGATTATCAAAACCTTGATGTTCCGCCTCATCCTCATATCGGATTATCAACATTAACCTACCTTCTTGAAGGATCTATCTTCCACCGAGACAGCATAGGAAGTGCTGTTGAAATAAAACCGGGAGCTGTCAACTGGATGACTGCCGGGAAAGGAGTGGTACATTCTGAAAGGACTCCTGAATATTTGAGACACAGTGATAAAAGACTTCACGGATTCCAGATCTGGGTAGGTCTTCCGAAACACCTGGAACAGTCTGAGCCTACTTTTCATCATATTGAAGCGGATGATATTCCGGTTTGGGAAGAAGATGGAATTCAGTATAAATTAATTGCCGGTGAAGCATTTGGAAGAACATCGCCGGTTCCCGTACACAGCCAACTGTTTTTTCTTGAGATCAAAACGAAAGATGCAAAGAAAATAAGCATAGGAAAAGACCTGTATGGTGAAGCAGCCATGTATGTTCTGGATGGTACTGTAACCACTGATGGAAATTCCTACGGCTCCAAACAGCTGATGATCGCAAAAGACACAAAGCTTTGCGAGTTTGAGATGAGTGAAAATGGAACTGTTTATCTTTTCGGGGGTGAGCCCTTTGATGAGGAACGCTTTATATTCTGGAATTTTGTGAATTCAGACAAAGAGCTGATTGATCAGGCTAAAGTAAACTGGAGTGATCAGAATCATGATGCTTTTCCTTTGGTTCCAGGGGATGATCAGGAATACGTACCTCTTCCGAAAGCTATTTTAAACAGAAAATAA
- a CDS encoding GNAT family N-acetyltransferase yields MKPEFENIPLVKTDKRFEIQVNGHYAFIDYRETTHQIVLIHTEAGPELAGTGAAAAIVEKTLNYIEESGKKLLPFCPYVFAFIKKHPEWKRIVDEKFEGYQQL; encoded by the coding sequence ATGAAACCAGAATTTGAAAATATACCTCTTGTAAAAACCGATAAAAGATTTGAAATACAAGTTAACGGACATTATGCATTCATTGACTATCGGGAGACTACCCACCAGATTGTCCTGATCCATACCGAAGCCGGGCCGGAACTGGCCGGAACAGGGGCAGCTGCAGCAATTGTGGAAAAAACACTGAACTATATTGAGGAAAGCGGTAAAAAACTTTTACCATTCTGTCCTTATGTTTTCGCTTTTATCAAGAAACATCCGGAATGGAAACGTATCGTGGATGAAAAATTTGAAGGATATCAGCAACTTTAA
- a CDS encoding pirin family protein: MATKKVEIVVAPKPAHFVGDGFRVHNFIPGVHGLDMKRMDPFIMLDYNSKFHFNGSDRPRGVGVHPHRGFETVTIAYNGKVEHHDSAGGGGIIGEGDVQWMTAAKGVLHKEYHETEWSKKGGIFQMVQLWINLPAKDKMSNPKYQAIENSTMERVDLGENGSVEVIAGEYDGHKGPADTFTPVHMMNAKLKANGKAEFNFPAHFNTAALVIEGHIIINGEEKVKADHLALFKNEGETFTVEAGEDSIILIISGEPINEPIYPHGPFVMNSREEIMQAFEDFNTGKFGYLED, encoded by the coding sequence ATGGCGACTAAAAAAGTAGAAATCGTAGTAGCTCCAAAACCTGCGCATTTTGTAGGCGATGGATTCAGGGTTCATAATTTTATCCCGGGCGTACACGGATTGGATATGAAAAGAATGGACCCGTTCATTATGCTGGATTACAATTCAAAGTTTCATTTCAATGGTTCAGACAGACCAAGAGGAGTAGGAGTTCATCCGCACAGAGGTTTTGAAACGGTAACAATAGCTTATAATGGCAAAGTGGAACATCACGACAGTGCCGGCGGAGGCGGTATTATCGGAGAGGGTGACGTACAGTGGATGACGGCTGCAAAAGGGGTTCTTCATAAAGAATATCATGAAACGGAATGGTCAAAAAAAGGAGGAATCTTTCAAATGGTTCAGCTATGGATCAATCTTCCGGCTAAAGATAAGATGAGCAATCCCAAATACCAGGCTATTGAAAACAGCACCATGGAAAGAGTGGATTTAGGTGAAAATGGATCTGTGGAAGTTATTGCCGGCGAGTATGACGGCCATAAAGGGCCAGCCGATACGTTCACTCCGGTGCATATGATGAATGCAAAGCTTAAAGCCAATGGAAAGGCAGAGTTTAATTTTCCGGCTCATTTTAATACCGCAGCTTTGGTGATTGAAGGACATATCATTATTAACGGGGAAGAAAAAGTAAAGGCAGACCATCTCGCCCTATTTAAAAATGAAGGCGAAACTTTCACGGTTGAAGCCGGTGAAGATTCAATTATTCTGATCATCAGCGGAGAACCTATTAATGAGCCGATCTATCCCCACGGGCCTTTTGTCATGAATTCCAGAGAGGAAATCATGCAGGCATTTGAAGATTTTAATACCGGGAAATTTGGTTACCTGGAGGATTAA
- a CDS encoding MFS transporter — protein MTETSHPQQTSIKKILPLILATAIFMQMLDSTILNTSLPSIAKDLHESPLNMQNAIISYVLTLAVFMPASGFLADRFGTKKVFIFSLVLFSLGSLFCSLSQNLTQLVISRVIQGVGGSLMTPVGKLALIKTFDKNELLKAMNFAIIPALIGPVLGPLVGGYMVDYLSWHWIFLINIPIGVLGIFLGLKFMPNYKSDNVDFDLKGFLIFAAASLLLSVSLELFGDIQNITPVLLVFIMGFLFLYYYYKHARREGNPIFPLNLFQVRTFRVGIVGNLATRLGISSVPLLLPLMIQIAYKQSAVTSGWIIAPMALTAIFGKSSVIKILDKYGYRQTLMVNTFIIGTLICLLAIPNIHTSLYWFIPIIAVLGFFNSIQFTSMNTISIADLRNFQTSSGNSLISVNQQLAIGFGIAFGLIVLKLFENTDLIKGEIHNAFRYTFLTVGILTILSGFVFRRLHISDGKNMRSKED, from the coding sequence ATGACAGAAACATCCCATCCACAACAGACTTCAATAAAGAAAATTCTTCCCCTGATTCTGGCTACCGCTATTTTCATGCAAATGCTGGATTCAACCATCCTGAACACTTCCCTGCCCTCCATTGCAAAGGATCTTCATGAGTCGCCGCTGAATATGCAGAACGCCATCATAAGTTATGTTCTGACACTGGCTGTTTTCATGCCTGCCAGCGGATTTTTAGCAGATAGGTTCGGAACAAAAAAGGTATTTATTTTCTCATTGGTACTCTTCAGTCTGGGCTCGTTATTCTGTTCATTATCTCAGAATCTTACGCAGCTTGTTATTTCAAGGGTGATCCAGGGAGTTGGAGGAAGTTTAATGACTCCGGTGGGTAAACTAGCCCTGATTAAAACCTTCGATAAAAACGAATTGCTTAAGGCCATGAATTTTGCCATTATTCCAGCACTTATTGGCCCCGTACTCGGTCCATTGGTGGGTGGATATATGGTGGATTATCTTTCCTGGCACTGGATCTTCCTGATCAATATTCCAATTGGAGTGTTGGGAATATTTTTAGGTTTAAAATTTATGCCTAATTATAAATCTGACAATGTAGACTTTGATTTAAAGGGCTTTTTAATTTTTGCCGCCGCTTCTCTCCTGCTTTCCGTTTCACTGGAACTTTTCGGGGATATCCAAAATATTACGCCGGTGCTTCTTGTATTTATTATGGGCTTTTTATTTCTTTATTATTATTACAAACATGCAAGAAGAGAGGGAAATCCAATTTTTCCTTTGAATTTGTTTCAGGTACGAACGTTCCGTGTAGGAATTGTAGGAAACCTGGCCACACGATTAGGAATCAGCTCTGTTCCGCTTCTTCTTCCACTGATGATTCAGATTGCTTATAAACAGTCTGCAGTGACTTCCGGATGGATTATTGCTCCAATGGCTTTAACAGCTATATTCGGGAAATCATCCGTTATCAAAATTTTAGATAAATACGGCTACCGGCAGACTTTAATGGTGAACACATTTATTATCGGAACCCTGATCTGCCTGCTTGCTATTCCCAATATCCATACTTCCCTCTATTGGTTTATTCCTATTATCGCGGTGCTGGGATTCTTCAATTCGATCCAGTTTACCTCAATGAATACCATTTCCATTGCAGACCTCCGGAATTTCCAGACGAGCAGCGGCAACTCGTTGATATCTGTCAATCAGCAACTCGCTATCGGTTTCGGAATTGCTTTCGGATTAATTGTTTTAAAATTATTTGAAAATACAGATCTGATCAAAGGTGAGATTCACAATGCGTTCCGTTATACCTTTCTCACCGTAGGAATACTAACCATTTTGTCAGGTTTTGTCTTCAGAAGGCTTCATATTTCAGACGGGAAGAATATGAGATCGAAGGAAGATTAA
- the asnB gene encoding asparagine synthase B, translated as MCGIVCLFDAKQKTEILRPQVLEMSKKIRHRGPDWSGVFQDEKVVFSHERLAIVDPTSGKQPLFTKDGKVVLAVNGEIYNHRELKEEFPDYEFQTQSDCEVILALYRKYGKDFVEKLNGIFAFALYDTENEIYLIARDHMGICPLYQGWDKNGNYYVASELKALEGVCKTIEPFLPGHLVYSQDGSALQQWYTREWESFDHVKDNETDIAKVRKGLEDAVHRQLMSDVPYGVLLSGGLDSSVISAITAKFARQRIESGDTQEAWYPRLHSFAVGLVGSPDLAAAKKAAEHIGSVHHEVNFTVQEGLDAVRDVIYHLETYDVTTIRASTPMYLLARVIKSMGIKMVLSGEGSDELFGGYLYFHKAPNAKEFHDETVRKLGKLHLYDCLRANKALMSWGIEGRVPFLDKEFMDIAMTLNPKDKMIDTAEGKIEKWVLRKAFEDILPASIAWRQKEQFSDGVGYSWIDNLKEVAEKEVSDDMMANTRFRFPLNTPQNKEEYRYRTIFEEHFPSETSAATVPSVPSVACSTPIALEWDEAFKKMNDPSGRAVKVHETSY; from the coding sequence ATGTGTGGAATTGTATGTCTATTTGACGCTAAACAAAAAACCGAAATATTAAGACCTCAGGTTCTAGAAATGTCAAAAAAAATCCGTCATAGAGGACCGGATTGGAGCGGAGTTTTCCAGGATGAAAAAGTAGTATTCTCCCACGAAAGACTTGCTATTGTTGATCCTACATCAGGAAAACAACCTCTATTTACTAAGGATGGAAAAGTAGTATTAGCCGTCAATGGTGAAATCTATAACCATAGAGAATTAAAAGAAGAATTTCCGGACTATGAGTTTCAGACGCAGTCCGACTGTGAGGTAATCTTGGCACTTTACAGAAAATACGGAAAAGATTTCGTTGAAAAACTGAACGGGATTTTCGCATTTGCATTATACGATACTGAAAATGAGATTTATCTGATCGCCCGTGATCATATGGGGATCTGCCCTCTTTATCAGGGATGGGACAAAAACGGGAACTATTATGTTGCTTCCGAATTAAAAGCCCTGGAAGGAGTATGTAAAACAATAGAACCGTTTTTACCGGGACATTTGGTGTACAGCCAGGATGGCAGCGCATTGCAGCAATGGTATACAAGAGAATGGGAAAGTTTTGATCATGTAAAAGACAATGAAACCGATATTGCAAAGGTAAGAAAAGGACTTGAAGATGCTGTTCACAGACAATTGATGAGTGATGTTCCTTATGGTGTACTTCTTTCCGGAGGTCTTGATTCTTCAGTGATTTCAGCTATTACAGCAAAATTTGCGAGACAAAGAATAGAAAGCGGCGATACCCAGGAAGCATGGTATCCGAGGCTTCACAGTTTTGCTGTAGGGCTTGTAGGATCACCTGATCTGGCGGCTGCAAAAAAAGCGGCAGAACATATCGGCTCTGTTCATCATGAAGTTAACTTTACCGTACAGGAAGGTCTTGATGCTGTGCGTGATGTCATTTATCATTTAGAAACTTATGATGTAACAACAATCAGAGCTTCCACACCAATGTATCTTCTGGCAAGAGTTATCAAATCCATGGGAATCAAAATGGTTCTTTCCGGAGAAGGCTCTGATGAACTGTTCGGTGGGTACTTATATTTCCATAAAGCTCCTAACGCTAAGGAATTTCACGATGAAACAGTAAGAAAACTTGGAAAGCTTCACCTTTATGACTGCTTAAGAGCCAACAAAGCATTAATGAGCTGGGGAATAGAAGGCAGAGTTCCTTTTCTGGATAAAGAATTCATGGATATCGCAATGACCCTTAACCCAAAAGACAAAATGATCGATACCGCCGAAGGAAAGATTGAAAAGTGGGTATTAAGAAAAGCTTTTGAGGATATTCTCCCGGCATCTATTGCCTGGAGACAGAAAGAACAGTTTTCTGATGGCGTAGGATATTCCTGGATTGACAACTTAAAAGAAGTTGCGGAAAAAGAAGTTTCCGATGATATGATGGCTAACACAAGATTCAGATTTCCACTGAACACTCCTCAAAACAAAGAAGAATACAGATACAGAACTATTTTTGAAGAACACTTCCCAAGTGAAACTTCAGCAGCCACTGTTCCTTCTGTTCCTTCTGTAGCCTGCTCCACTCCCATCGCGCTGGAATGGGATGAGGCTTTCAAAAAAATGAATGACCCAAGTGGAAGAGCGGTGAAGGTACATGAGACCTCATATTAG
- a CDS encoding GLPGLI family protein produces MHTRIVFNFLAVFIYCLFSAQTYEIQYISSYNGKTLADQPSTLVWVNEKENFILNSVIKEQKSSYPYEITKVEKPSNTIVSYAFLKPGSIISTSDAESVGKQDFELTNETKKILGYNCKKAVTKVNSNTIEVWYTNDLKLKGGPSVLGQNLGLVLEVERNKNSLLTAGSIKKIKNTGIENILTGNVQTADQLGYKDLLWKSRFTTLNVFENETINFSDASKSDGQIKRYANGTIILKKIKFPAMTEGENIFVELKQQSNGDAYDRTGTVFFIPQDKEKSFFDGLEKGAKTLPVYENGNGKQYYGVTTTDNYSPATEMMRFFTAFGIQKFNHIQLKGKNWQTISPYRQDITELKPSLSGKELWVGTFIGNYDKGGHKVSLEITIHRSDQTVYKNNVAIPLFNTLNIMEMAGQDYSTMFNQDKGLWVDFTLKKDIKNAQLRYTATGHGGWENGDEFVPKTNSISLDGKPVFSFIPWRTDCGSYRLYNPASGNFQDGLSSSDLSRSNWCPGTVTNPNFIPLGDLKAGKHTIQIKIPQGPSEGTSFSSWNVAGVLLGVQ; encoded by the coding sequence ATGCATACAAGAATTGTTTTCAATTTTCTGGCTGTTTTCATATACTGTCTGTTTTCTGCACAGACGTATGAAATTCAGTACATCAGCTCTTATAACGGAAAAACATTAGCTGATCAGCCCTCTACACTGGTTTGGGTCAATGAGAAAGAAAATTTCATCCTCAACAGCGTTATCAAAGAACAAAAAAGCAGCTACCCCTATGAAATCACTAAGGTAGAAAAACCATCCAACACTATTGTTTCTTATGCTTTTTTAAAACCCGGTTCAATTATTTCCACATCAGATGCCGAGTCTGTGGGAAAACAGGATTTTGAACTCACCAATGAAACTAAAAAAATCTTAGGATACAACTGTAAAAAAGCGGTTACAAAAGTCAATTCAAACACCATTGAAGTCTGGTATACCAATGATCTTAAGCTGAAAGGTGGTCCTTCTGTTCTGGGACAGAATTTGGGACTTGTTCTGGAAGTGGAAAGAAATAAAAATTCCCTACTTACGGCCGGTTCAATCAAAAAAATCAAAAATACCGGCATTGAAAATATTCTAACAGGAAACGTACAAACAGCAGATCAGTTAGGATACAAGGACCTTCTTTGGAAAAGCAGATTCACCACCCTGAATGTTTTTGAAAATGAAACGATCAATTTCTCTGATGCCTCAAAATCAGATGGCCAGATAAAAAGATATGCCAACGGAACTATCATTCTTAAAAAGATAAAATTCCCTGCCATGACAGAAGGTGAAAATATTTTTGTAGAACTGAAGCAGCAGTCGAACGGAGATGCCTATGACAGAACCGGGACTGTATTTTTCATTCCGCAGGATAAGGAAAAATCTTTTTTCGATGGATTGGAAAAAGGGGCAAAAACGCTTCCTGTTTACGAAAATGGAAACGGGAAACAATATTACGGAGTAACAACTACTGACAACTACAGTCCTGCTACGGAAATGATGAGATTCTTTACTGCCTTCGGAATCCAGAAATTCAATCATATCCAGCTTAAAGGAAAAAACTGGCAGACCATCAGCCCTTACCGGCAGGATATTACAGAATTAAAACCTTCTTTATCAGGAAAAGAACTTTGGGTAGGTACATTTATCGGCAATTATGATAAGGGCGGCCACAAAGTAAGTCTTGAAATTACCATTCACAGAAGCGATCAGACGGTTTATAAAAACAATGTCGCCATTCCTTTATTCAACACTTTGAATATCATGGAAATGGCCGGACAGGACTATTCCACCATGTTCAATCAGGATAAAGGGCTTTGGGTAGATTTTACCCTGAAAAAAGACATAAAAAACGCTCAGCTGAGATATACGGCTACAGGACATGGCGGCTGGGAAAACGGGGATGAATTTGTTCCTAAAACCAATTCTATTTCCCTGGATGGGAAACCTGTATTTTCTTTTATCCCATGGAGAACCGATTGTGGCTCTTACCGCCTGTATAATCCTGCTTCGGGAAATTTTCAGGACGGACTTTCATCATCTGACCTCAGCCGATCGAACTGGTGCCCGGGAACAGTGACTAACCCCAACTTTATTCCTCTCGGAGACCTGAAAGCAGGAAAACATACGATTCAGATCAAAATCCCGCAAGGCCCTTCAGAAGGGACAAGTTTCAGTTCATGGAATGTCGCAGGGGTGCTACTGGGAGTACAATAA